In Desulfuromonas sp. KJ2020, a single window of DNA contains:
- a CDS encoding molybdenum cofactor biosynthesis protein B, producing MKAVILTISDKGSRGERVDTSGPALKQWLEEHGVSTVALEILPDEEAQIADRLMHWTALVSPHLLLTTGGTGVSPRDVTPEATQRVVDRLIPGLAELMRLRSLQITPRAALSRAVAGIRQGTLILNLPGSPKGALENLEAVWPTLPHAVAKIRGDQSDCATS from the coding sequence ATGAAGGCGGTCATTCTAACCATCAGCGACAAGGGTTCGCGGGGCGAGAGGGTCGATACCAGCGGCCCGGCCTTGAAACAGTGGCTGGAGGAGCACGGCGTCTCTACCGTCGCCCTGGAAATCCTCCCCGACGAAGAAGCGCAAATCGCTGACCGGCTTATGCATTGGACCGCGCTGGTCTCGCCTCACCTGCTGCTGACCACCGGCGGCACCGGCGTCTCCCCTCGTGACGTCACCCCGGAAGCCACCCAGCGGGTCGTCGACCGCCTGATACCCGGCCTGGCCGAACTCATGCGGCTGCGCAGTTTGCAGATCACCCCCCGGGCCGCCCTGTCCCGCGCCGTAGCCGGTATTCGACAGGGGACCCTTATTCTCAATCTCCCCGGCAGCCCCAAGGGCGCCCTGGAAAATCTAGAAGCTGTCTGGCCCACCCTTCCTCACGCCGTCGCCAAAATCCGCGGCGATCAAAGCGACTGCGCCACTTCTTAA
- a CDS encoding twin-arginine translocase TatA/TatE family subunit has translation MFGLGTQELLIILVLVMVIFGAGKLPQVGGALGKGIRNFKSGLKEEPLEEAQRVDDSAEKKV, from the coding sequence ATGTTTGGACTCGGGACTCAGGAACTCCTCATCATTCTGGTGCTGGTCATGGTCATTTTTGGCGCCGGCAAGCTGCCCCAGGTCGGCGGCGCTCTTGGCAAGGGCATTCGCAACTTCAAGTCGGGCCTCAAGGAAGAACCTCTGGAGGAAGCCCAGCGCGTTGACGATTCAGCGGAAAAAAAAGTCTGA
- the moaA gene encoding GTP 3',8-cyclase MoaA translates to MELLDGFNRKVNYLRLSVTDRCNLRCRYCMPAEGVAKLDHDDILSYEELHCVARAAVSLGIEKIRITGGEPLVRKGLIPFLSELSKLPGLKELVLTTNGILLPELAPDLKAAGVKRVNISLDTLQPERFRPITRCGDLAQVLAGIAAAEEAGLAVKLNMVVMRGINDDEVVDFAAMTLAKAQSVRFIEYMPNIQDAGWQEQVVRGEEILARIGEKYAYQALSRGALCGPSRDYRLDGAAGTFGIITPVSSHFCDSCNRIRVTATGKARSCLFSGEAVDLRPVLHSGDMPAVQRALLDIVKGKASGHHLDEESERGPAFSMSTIGG, encoded by the coding sequence ATGGAACTTCTGGACGGATTCAATCGTAAAGTCAACTACCTGCGTCTGTCGGTCACCGATCGCTGCAATCTGCGCTGTCGCTATTGCATGCCGGCGGAGGGTGTTGCCAAGCTCGACCACGACGATATTCTCAGCTACGAAGAACTCCACTGTGTGGCCCGGGCGGCGGTGTCTTTGGGGATTGAGAAGATTCGCATCACCGGCGGCGAACCCCTGGTGCGCAAGGGGCTCATCCCCTTTCTGAGCGAACTCTCGAAATTGCCGGGATTGAAAGAGCTGGTGCTGACGACCAATGGCATCCTCCTGCCCGAGCTGGCGCCCGATTTGAAGGCCGCCGGGGTGAAGCGAGTGAACATCAGTCTGGATACCCTGCAGCCCGAACGTTTCCGTCCCATCACGCGCTGCGGCGACCTCGCCCAGGTGCTGGCCGGCATCGCCGCCGCCGAGGAGGCCGGGCTCGCCGTCAAGCTCAACATGGTCGTCATGCGCGGCATCAATGATGATGAAGTGGTGGATTTCGCCGCTATGACGCTTGCGAAGGCGCAGAGCGTCCGTTTTATCGAATATATGCCCAACATTCAGGACGCCGGTTGGCAGGAGCAGGTGGTGCGCGGCGAGGAGATTTTGGCCCGTATCGGCGAAAAATATGCGTATCAGGCGCTGTCACGGGGGGCTCTCTGTGGGCCGTCCCGTGACTACCGCCTTGACGGTGCCGCCGGCACTTTCGGCATCATCACTCCGGTTTCCAGTCATTTCTGCGACAGCTGCAACCGCATCCGGGTGACGGCCACCGGAAAGGCGCGCAGCTGTCTCTTTTCCGGGGAGGCCGTGGATCTGCGCCCTGTTCTGCACAGTGGCGATATGCCGGCCGTGCAGCGGGCCCTGCTCGACATTGTCAAGGGCAAGGCCTCTGGACATCATCTCGACGAGGAAAGCGAGCGCGGCCCGGCTTTCTCCATGTCCACCATCGGCGGCTAG
- a CDS encoding MOSC domain-containing protein: MEPSVIAVCISENKGEQKKPVDSILLKENHGIVGDAHAGDWDRQVSLLAEESIDTMRAKGLRLGSGDFAENIVTRGIALTALPIGSRLTLGAALLEITRIGKECHNRCAIYYQAGDCVMPREGVFARVLKGGLVRPGDPIHLQDGGRESAN; this comes from the coding sequence ATGGAACCATCGGTAATCGCCGTCTGCATCAGTGAAAACAAGGGCGAGCAGAAAAAGCCCGTCGACTCGATCCTGCTCAAGGAAAACCATGGCATTGTCGGGGACGCCCACGCTGGCGACTGGGATCGGCAGGTCAGTCTGCTGGCCGAGGAGAGCATCGACACCATGCGCGCCAAGGGCTTGCGCCTGGGCTCCGGCGACTTTGCTGAAAATATCGTTACCCGCGGTATTGCCTTGACGGCCCTCCCCATCGGCAGCCGCCTGACCCTGGGGGCGGCACTGCTGGAGATCACCCGTATCGGCAAGGAATGCCACAACCGCTGCGCCATTTACTACCAGGCCGGTGACTGTGTCATGCCGCGTGAAGGCGTCTTTGCCCGGGTGCTTAAAGGCGGTCTCGTGCGGCCGGGCGACCCTATTCATCTGCAGGATGGCGGTCGCGAATCCGCCAACTGA
- a CDS encoding NHL repeat-containing protein, with translation MPLRISAQAVLKLDAKGSELRYPGSIFFDREQDEMVVVDSGNNQLVVYSLDFFPKFYFGQGRGLQAVMNYFAFNGRAYVLLGPTDKRKGGLIRQFDGALLPIQDIAFNGFANAETFVPREMTIGNNGKIYVAGNDDHGCIVLDLSGEFSHILQPFDEVLGVKEKVKINSVVRGDSGRLYLLSEEVSRVFVYDENENFLYQFGQKGGVQGKLSRPRGLAVDEENGRIFIVDFMRHAVSAYSLQGEFILELGGLGGERGWFYFPSDVALDRYGRLWVTDTFNQRVQIFSVKP, from the coding sequence TTGCCTTTGCGCATCAGCGCCCAGGCTGTTTTAAAGCTTGACGCCAAAGGGTCAGAACTTCGGTATCCCGGTTCGATTTTTTTTGATCGGGAACAAGATGAAATGGTTGTCGTCGACTCGGGCAATAATCAGCTCGTGGTCTATTCTCTGGATTTTTTCCCAAAGTTTTATTTCGGCCAGGGCCGCGGTCTGCAGGCCGTGATGAATTATTTTGCCTTTAATGGCCGCGCTTATGTTCTTCTCGGCCCCACGGACAAGCGTAAGGGAGGATTGATTCGGCAATTTGATGGAGCTCTTCTCCCGATCCAGGATATTGCTTTTAACGGTTTTGCCAATGCGGAGACCTTTGTTCCTCGCGAGATGACCATCGGCAATAACGGCAAAATCTACGTCGCCGGCAATGACGACCATGGTTGCATTGTTCTGGATTTATCCGGAGAGTTTTCCCATATTCTGCAACCTTTTGACGAGGTTCTGGGGGTGAAGGAAAAAGTCAAAATCAACTCCGTGGTCCGGGGTGATAGCGGGCGGCTTTACCTTCTCAGTGAGGAAGTCAGCAGAGTTTTTGTTTATGATGAAAACGAAAATTTTCTGTACCAGTTCGGTCAAAAAGGCGGGGTGCAGGGCAAATTGTCCAGGCCGCGAGGCCTTGCTGTCGATGAAGAGAACGGTCGAATATTTATCGTCGACTTTATGCGTCACGCGGTCTCTGCCTACTCTCTGCAGGGAGAGTTTATCCTCGAACTCGGTGGTTTGGGTGGAGAGCGGGGCTGGTTCTACTTTCCGTCGGACGTCGCCTTGGATCGGTACGGTCGCTTATGGGTGACGGACACCTTCAATCAACGTGTTCAGATCTTTTCCGTTAAACCTTGA
- the moaC gene encoding cyclic pyranopterin monophosphate synthase MoaC — MSFNHFDEQGQAIMVDVSAKAPTLRRAVVGACVSMSPSTLRSIRQGEMKKGDVLAVARLAGIAAAKKTPDLIPLAHPLALHAVWIEFFFDDDNHRICIEATVKAVERTGVEMEAMVAASVAALTIYDMCKGVDRAITIGEVALLLKEGGKSGLYRKEAQG, encoded by the coding sequence ATGTCCTTCAACCATTTTGACGAGCAGGGGCAGGCCATCATGGTCGATGTCAGTGCCAAGGCGCCGACGCTGCGCCGTGCTGTCGTCGGGGCCTGCGTCTCCATGAGCCCTTCGACGCTGCGGAGTATTCGTCAGGGGGAAATGAAGAAAGGGGATGTACTCGCCGTGGCCAGGCTGGCCGGCATCGCCGCCGCCAAGAAGACCCCCGATCTTATCCCTCTGGCTCATCCCCTGGCCTTGCACGCGGTATGGATTGAATTCTTCTTTGACGATGACAATCATCGCATTTGCATTGAGGCGACCGTCAAGGCAGTGGAGCGTACCGGCGTGGAGATGGAAGCCATGGTGGCGGCGTCCGTGGCGGCGCTGACCATCTACGATATGTGCAAAGGGGTGGATCGCGCCATCACCATTGGCGAGGTGGCGCTGCTCCTGAAGGAGGGGGGCAAGAGTGGCCTGTACCGGAAGGAGGCGCAGGGATGA
- the glp gene encoding gephyrin-like molybdotransferase Glp, whose amino-acid sequence MIRFEEARQIILDQARPLGKERVSLAEACGRVLAEAVCATWDLPAWDNSAMDGFAVRSRDCRAAKPLQVSGYIPAGAPAREKVEQGGAIRIMTGAPLPAGADAVVPVEEVAEADGWITLTARVEPGQHIRRQGEDVARGKPFMAAGTRLRPDGINLLASFGQAFVPVFRRPRVAILSTGDELVELGEMPAPGQIINSNSLSLAAAVREAGAEPLLLGIARDEVDSLRLKLAEGLKADILISSAGVSAGDRDLVRDVLADLGVRELFWKVAIKPGHPTAFGVKGDCLVFSLPGNPVSTLMTFEFLVKPALERIGGGIDPVKPRVRAVLRESTKKKKGRLQFMRVSLTQDGDILYAASAGDQHTGMVSTMVRAEGIAILPGDEDLVAAGTLVDVYLLD is encoded by the coding sequence GTGATACGTTTTGAAGAGGCCCGACAGATCATTCTGGACCAGGCCCGGCCCCTGGGGAAGGAACGTGTTTCCCTGGCCGAGGCCTGCGGGCGCGTGCTGGCCGAGGCCGTGTGCGCCACCTGGGATCTGCCGGCCTGGGATAACTCGGCCATGGACGGATTTGCCGTGCGCTCGCGGGACTGCCGGGCCGCGAAACCACTCCAGGTCAGCGGCTATATTCCTGCCGGGGCGCCGGCCCGCGAGAAGGTGGAGCAGGGCGGCGCCATCCGTATCATGACCGGCGCCCCCCTGCCGGCCGGGGCCGATGCAGTGGTGCCCGTCGAAGAGGTTGCCGAGGCGGATGGCTGGATCACGCTGACGGCCAGGGTTGAGCCGGGACAGCATATTCGTCGCCAGGGGGAGGATGTCGCCCGGGGAAAGCCCTTTATGGCCGCCGGAACCCGTTTGCGCCCGGACGGCATCAATCTGCTGGCCTCTTTCGGACAGGCTTTCGTGCCGGTGTTTCGACGCCCGCGGGTCGCCATCCTTTCCACAGGGGACGAACTGGTGGAACTGGGCGAAATGCCCGCCCCGGGCCAGATCATCAACAGCAATTCTCTGTCGCTGGCTGCCGCTGTCCGTGAAGCGGGTGCAGAACCGCTGTTGTTAGGGATCGCCCGCGACGAGGTGGACAGTTTGCGTCTGAAACTGGCTGAAGGCCTGAAGGCCGATATCCTCATCTCCTCGGCCGGCGTCTCGGCCGGCGACAGGGATCTGGTGCGGGACGTGCTGGCCGACCTCGGTGTGCGTGAACTCTTCTGGAAGGTGGCCATCAAGCCCGGGCATCCCACCGCCTTCGGGGTCAAAGGCGATTGTCTGGTCTTCTCGTTGCCGGGCAATCCTGTCTCCACCCTGATGACTTTTGAGTTTCTGGTGAAGCCTGCCCTGGAACGCATCGGCGGCGGTATAGACCCTGTAAAACCCCGCGTTCGAGCCGTTTTGCGGGAGTCCACCAAAAAAAAGAAGGGACGGTTGCAATTCATGCGGGTCAGCCTGACGCAGGACGGGGATATCCTCTACGCGGCCAGCGCCGGTGACCAGCACACGGGGATGGTCTCTACCATGGTGCGGGCCGAGGGAATCGCCATCCTGCCGGGAGATGAGGATCTGGTTGCGGCAGGAACCCTCGTGGACGTTTATCTCCTGGACTAG
- a CDS encoding cytochrome C, with product MKRFALMALGLTLVLLAGKAMAADEATKHVVPLEIKDCIKCHMQAVRDVNTKGGKHQTAVNCQDCHLEHPPMGSNAIPECSMCHDAGEKAHYALENCQSCHYPHYPMEMDFTQIASVKPVCLTCHAGPGQEMEAYPSMHAQLDCKECHLTHGQATACNECHAPHSSDMTYQDCLRCHKPHMPLVVKYADDLPSPLCGSCHGDVSQNLTNTSRKHGALLCAYCHKGQHKVVPECSTCHGLPHGSAMHSKFPNCLDCHLDAHALDMPK from the coding sequence ATGAAGAGGTTTGCCCTGATGGCCTTAGGTCTCACACTTGTACTGCTCGCTGGTAAGGCTATGGCAGCGGATGAAGCCACCAAACATGTCGTTCCCCTCGAAATCAAAGATTGCATCAAGTGCCACATGCAGGCTGTGCGGGACGTCAATACCAAGGGAGGCAAGCACCAGACCGCAGTCAATTGTCAGGATTGTCACCTTGAACATCCCCCCATGGGGTCCAATGCCATTCCGGAATGCAGCATGTGCCACGATGCGGGTGAAAAGGCCCACTATGCTCTAGAAAACTGTCAGTCCTGCCATTACCCCCATTATCCCATGGAAATGGATTTTACCCAGATTGCCTCGGTGAAGCCTGTCTGCCTGACCTGTCACGCCGGACCTGGACAAGAAATGGAAGCTTATCCCAGCATGCACGCCCAACTTGATTGTAAGGAATGTCACCTTACCCACGGTCAAGCTACAGCCTGCAACGAGTGTCACGCTCCCCATTCGAGCGACATGACCTATCAGGACTGCCTGCGCTGCCACAAGCCCCATATGCCGTTGGTCGTTAAGTATGCGGACGACCTGCCGTCTCCTCTGTGCGGCAGTTGTCATGGCGATGTCAGTCAGAATTTGACCAATACCTCCAGAAAACATGGTGCCCTGCTGTGTGCTTACTGCCACAAGGGCCAGCATAAGGTCGTGCCTGAGTGCAGTACCTGTCATGGATTGCCCCACGGTAGTGCCATGCACAGCAAATTCCCCAATTGCCTCGACTGTCATCTTGACGCCCATGCCTTGGACATGCCCAAGTAA
- a CDS encoding ATP-binding cassette domain-containing protein, with translation MQPILSLENIGVAVGSAFRLEIDTLALEAGRLYCLTGPNGAGKTTLLRLLALLAPPTRGLLRFDGRAVVFRGGLADASLRREVTLVQQAPYLFQGSIYDNLAFGLSLRNIASAQRSARIEAALESVGLAGFAQRSSRALSGGEIQRVALARALVLQPRVLLLDEPLANIDVGHLALFEKRLRDLCAEQGTTIVMSTHDPGQPARLDSKVVSLNGGRLINAWSNLQKRAM, from the coding sequence ATGCAGCCGATTCTTTCGCTGGAAAATATTGGGGTTGCCGTGGGGTCGGCCTTCCGGTTGGAAATAGACACCCTGGCTCTTGAAGCAGGGCGGCTTTACTGTTTGACCGGGCCAAACGGGGCCGGCAAGACGACCTTGCTGCGCCTGTTGGCCCTGCTGGCCCCCCCGACGCGCGGCCTGTTGCGGTTCGACGGCCGGGCCGTTGTCTTTCGCGGCGGCCTGGCCGACGCCAGCCTGCGCCGTGAGGTGACCCTGGTTCAGCAGGCGCCCTATCTTTTTCAGGGGAGCATCTACGACAACCTGGCTTTCGGGCTGAGTTTGCGGAACATTGCCAGTGCTCAGCGGTCCGCCCGCATTGAGGCGGCGCTGGAATCCGTCGGTCTGGCGGGCTTTGCCCAGCGTTCCTCCCGGGCGCTTTCGGGGGGAGAGATCCAGCGGGTGGCTCTGGCCCGTGCGTTGGTTCTGCAGCCCAGGGTGCTGCTATTGGACGAGCCGCTGGCCAATATCGATGTGGGGCATCTGGCCCTGTTCGAGAAGCGGCTCCGTGATCTCTGTGCCGAACAGGGGACGACCATTGTCATGTCTACCCATGACCCAGGCCAGCCCGCGCGGCTTGACAGCAAGGTCGTTTCCCTGAACGGCGGGAGGCTGATCAACGCGTGGTCCAATCTACAAAAAAGGGCGATGTAA
- a CDS encoding cytochrome c3 family protein, translated as MKSSRRNFPTILAVLLTAAITMFAGGGQLHAADGEAANVYQQPVKPLTTLDCAQCHMTVFTDIRDKGGKHQLHCAQCHETFHTWKPGRDWQQVVPQCVNCHGEAHGPNFKACLQCHLNAHAPVESLTDLKTLEKNCNTCHDSQGKELTQFNSLHTAVSCAECHHTRHGYKPACTECHPAPHTPFVSNPDCLSCHPVHSPRRIHYGTEVNNAICADCHGAVAAVHQASSRKHAGLNCVVCHADSHGHVPECSTCHGAPHSEAMLQKFTGCQACHGDAHSLTLPAN; from the coding sequence ATGAAAAGCAGCAGACGTAATTTTCCCACCATCCTGGCTGTTCTGCTGACTGCAGCCATCACGATGTTCGCTGGTGGCGGACAACTGCACGCCGCCGACGGTGAGGCAGCCAATGTCTACCAGCAGCCGGTCAAGCCATTGACTACTCTTGACTGCGCCCAGTGTCACATGACGGTCTTTACGGATATCCGTGATAAAGGGGGTAAGCATCAGCTACATTGTGCGCAGTGTCATGAAACATTTCATACCTGGAAGCCCGGGCGCGATTGGCAGCAGGTCGTTCCCCAATGTGTTAATTGCCATGGCGAGGCGCACGGCCCCAACTTCAAGGCCTGCCTGCAATGCCACCTGAATGCCCACGCGCCCGTTGAAAGCCTTACCGACCTGAAGACGCTCGAGAAAAACTGCAACACCTGCCATGACAGCCAGGGGAAAGAGCTGACCCAGTTCAACAGCCTGCATACCGCGGTCAGTTGTGCGGAATGTCATCACACCCGCCACGGATACAAGCCGGCCTGCACCGAATGCCATCCCGCGCCGCACACCCCATTTGTGTCGAACCCGGATTGCTTGAGCTGTCATCCTGTCCATTCCCCGCGCCGGATTCATTACGGCACGGAGGTCAACAACGCAATCTGCGCCGACTGTCATGGGGCGGTGGCGGCGGTTCATCAAGCCAGTTCCCGCAAACATGCGGGTTTGAATTGCGTTGTCTGCCATGCCGACAGCCACGGCCATGTGCCCGAGTGCAGTACCTGTCATGGGGCGCCGCACAGTGAAGCCATGCTTCAGAAGTTTACCGGTTGTCAGGCCTGTCATGGTGACGCGCACTCTCTAACCTTGCCAGCGAATTGA